One genomic window of Solanum stenotomum isolate F172 chromosome 9, ASM1918654v1, whole genome shotgun sequence includes the following:
- the LOC125876529 gene encoding SEC14 cytosolic factor, giving the protein MVCITEDMIKQLQTSMDEIAEPLQKSFQNVHQGYRTETLVRFLKARDGSVSKAHKMLVDCLNWRIDNEIDQILAKPIVPTDFYRGVRDSQLVGMSGYTREGLPVVAVGVGLSTYDKASIHYYIQSHIQMNEYRDRMILPSASKKFGRYIGTCVKVLDMTGLKLSALNQIKLLTSISTIDDLNYPEKTDTYYIVNAPYIFSACWKVVRPLLQERTKKKVQVLSGSGKDELLKIMDYASLPHFCKREGSGSSKHSRNGTNDNCFSFDHAFHQQLYDYTKQQALASEAVAPSKEGSVHVTLPEPDPDDAKIAETIESTFQRMGEKNGICQSFHEIKINGD; this is encoded by the exons ATGGTGTGCATAACTGAAGATATGATTAAGCAATTGCAGACTTCAATGGATGAAA TTGCTGAGCCACTTCAGAAGTCTTTCCAG AATGTACATCAGGGGTACCGGACCGAGACACTGGTGAGGTTTCTCAAAGCTAGGGATGGCAGTGTGTCTAAAGCACACAAGATG CTTGTTGACTGTTTAAATTGGAGGATAGACAATGAGATCGATCAGATACTTGCA AAGCCAATTGTACCCACTGATTTTTATAGAGGAGTGAGGGACAGTCAACTTGTGGGGATGTCTGGATATACAAGAGAG GGTCTTCCCGTCGTTGCTGTTGGAGTAGGCCTCAGCACATATGACAAAGCATCG ATTCACTACTATATTCAATCACATATCCAAATGAATGAATACCGTGACCGTATGATATTG CCTTCTGCATCAAAGAAATTTGGGCGGTATATTGGGACCTGTGTTAAGGTTTTGGACATGACTGGTCTAAAGCTTTCTGCACTAAACCAAATTAAG CTCTTAACTTCTATATCTACCATTGATGACCTAAATTATCCTGAGAAGACAGATACATATTACATTGTTAATGCTCCATACATATTCTCAGCCTGCTGGAAG GTTGTGAGACCTCTTTTACAAGAAAGAACTAAAAAGAAAGTCCAAGTGCTCTCCGGCTCGGGAAAAGATGAACTGTTGAAG ATAATGGATTATGCATCGCTACCACACTTTTGTAAAAGAGAAGGCTCGGGTTCATCTAAACATAGTAGAAATGGTACAAATGATAACTGTTTCTCCTTTGATCACGCTTTTCATCAGCAACTCTATGATTATACTAAGCAACAAGCTCTAGCATCAGAGGCTGTAGCACCAAGCAAAGAAGGATCAGTCCATGTGACCTTACCTGAGCCTGATCCTGATGATGCAAAGATTGCTGAAACAATAGAATCCACATTCCAGAGGATGGGGGAAAAAAACGGAATTTGTCAATCATTTCATGAAATAAAGATCAATGGCGATTGA
- the LOC125876528 gene encoding uncharacterized protein LOC125876528, with product MSQKAQNSPSMANRDDFINPNTSSPVTVSDADSFLLDSSQIGSASGSFQNEGFLSGADGAAAADAEFGFSRPDFRQTPLVGTVDFYERHVFLCYKNPQVWPPRIEAAEFDRLPRLLAAALTARKNDVKKQTRLTICEGHDGTETSNGDVLIFPDMIRYRRLTHFDVDTFVEEVLVKDGEWLPGNPEALTGWYIFVCCHGSRDRRCGVCGPAIVSRLLEEIESNGLQGKVSVSPCSHIGGHKFAGNVIIFGRNTHKEVSGHWYGYVTPDDVPQLLEQHVAKGEIVDWLWRGQMGLSEDEQKASQQHRLSINGGTDMDRVTINSNDVGISTCGSQLEGTGCCQANGNISCCQTTQLPVDADNFNLNQENAEFTTEKKSSFKRQISRSSSGKGARPRKVCSMPTWYESWEREDTYAVLAVVGAAISVAYAFNCYRQLK from the exons ATGAGTCAAAAAGCTCAAAATTCACCATCAATGGCGAACAGGGACGATTTCATAAACCCTAACACTTCTTCTCCTGTTACTGTTTCCGATGCCGACAGCTTCCTTCTAGATTCTTCTCAGATCGGTAGCGCTTCTGGAAGCTTCCAGAACGAGGGTTTTCTCTCCGGTGCTGATGGCGCCGCCGCCGCTGATGCTGAGTTCGGTTTCTCCCGTCCTGATTTTCGCCAGACGCCGCTTGTTGGTACTGTTGATTTCTATGAACGCCACGTGTTCCTTTGCTATAAGAATCCTCAAGTTTGGCCTCCTCGTATTGAGGCTGCTGAGTTTGATCGATTGCCTAGGCTTCTTGCTGCTGCTCTTACTGCTCGAAAGAATGATGTTAAGAAACAG ACTCGGTTGACAATATGTGAAGGGCATGATGGAACTGAGACATCGAATGGGGATGTGTTGATCTTTCCGGACATGATCAGATACAG GAGATTGACCCATTTTGATGTTGACACATTTGTTGAGGAGGTGCTTGTGAAGGATGGTGAATGGTTGCCTGGAAATCCTGAAGCTCTGACTGGATGGTACATATTTGTGTGTTGTCATGGTTCAAGAGATCGTCGATGTGGTGTTTGTGGACCAGCTATAGTTAGTAGACTTTTGGAGGAAATAGAATCAAATGGTCTTCAAGGAAAAGTATCTGTTAGTCCATGCTCACACATCGGGGGGCACAAGTTTGCTGGAAATGTGATCATATTTGGACGAAACACTCACAAGGAAGTCTCCGGACACTG GTATGGCTATGTTACACCTGATGATGTACCACAGTTGCTTGAGCAGCATGTTGCTAAAGGAGAAATTGTTGATTGGTTGTGGAG GGGTCAGATGGGACTATCTGAAGACGAACAGAAAGCATCCCAACAACATAGGCTCAGCATTAATGGTGGAACAGATATGGACAGAGTCACCATAAACTCAAATGATGTTGGTATTAGCACATGTGGATCCCAATTAGAGGGTACGGGCTGTTGCCAGGCAAATGGAAATATCTCATGTTGTCAGACCACTCAACTACCAGTCGATGCAGATAATTTCAATCTCAACCAAGAGAATGCTGAGTTTACAACTGAAAAGAAGAGCAGCTTCAAGAGACAAATTTCTCGAAGTAGTAGTGGCAAAGGGGCTCGTCCTCGCAAGGTGTGCTCAATGCCTACATGGTATGAGAGCTGGGAGCGTGAAGATACGTATGCAGTTCTTGCTGTTGTTGGTGCTGCCATATCAGTTGCCTATGCCTTCAACTGCTACAGACAGCTGAAGTAA
- the LOC125876523 gene encoding WEB family protein At5g55860 codes for MVSKDRKKPTGSPKVQVGEIDTSAPFQSVKDAVNLFGEGAFSGEKPAIRKPRPQSAERVLAKETRLHLAQKELNKLKEQLKNAETTRAQALTELERAKRTVDDLTKKLKIVCESKDLAVKATEAAKSQVNQLEAPNDGSVMGKDGSWKVDLETAREKYMAEIADLDKAKQELRKIRQDCNTFMEEKTGAIEQAAEAERTAKANMERASELSKEIAAVHESVDQLKLACVQEQEEEAKIYAEKNVQKQSYKAKLEESAEKLLALKKETDADLAKSLEAQLAETMSEIEALRKEMDSAMSSDLDTVKVVTAELDDAKESLLKVAEEESTLQTLVETLKLDLENVKKEHSDLKEKEAETESLAGGLHVKLRKAKSELEVAVAEEAKARGASEEMISTLHQLTLETENAKLEAEEMKMQAEELKKEAEATRMALEEAEKKLKVVMEEAEEAKSAEAEARDQIKILSEKTTAARSSTSEAGARITLSKDEFDSLSRKVEELDNLAEIRVGAAMAQVEAVKASENEALKKLEATQKEIDYIKIATQEALKKAEMAEAAKKAVEGELRRWREREQKKAAEAASRILAETHMNYRSSPQSYTVQKEKPSEKFMESHLKMHSPIETKKQNTQENIMITHKLQKAKTSVSKKKVLMPSISGIFHKKKTQVEGNSPSYLPGEKPVW; via the exons atggTTTCAAAAGACCGTAAGAAACCTACTGGATCTCCAAAAGTACAAGTTGGGGAGATAGATACAAGTGCACCATTTCAGTCTGTCAAAGATGCTGTTAACTTGTTTGGGGAAGGTGCTTTCTCAGGGGAAAAACCTGCAATCAGGAAGCCAAGACCTCAGTCCGCAGAG AGGGTACTGGCAAAGGAAACACGGCTTCACTTAGCCCAGAAAGAGCTGAACAAGTTGAAGGAACAGTTGAAAAATGCAGAAACCACTAGAGCCCAAGCACTTACTGAGCTCGAAAGGGCAAAACGGACCGTTGATGACCTCACCAAAAAGCTTAAAATTGTTTGCGAGTCGAAGGATTTGGCTGTCAAGGCGACAGAAGCAGCAAAGAGTCAGGTGAACCAACTTGAAGCACCAAATGATGGCTCTGTTATGGGGAAGGATGGTTCTTGGAAAGTGGATCTGGAAACTGCAAGAGAAAAGTATATGGCTGAAATAGCTGATCTTGATAAAGCAAAACAAGAGCTGAGGAAAATCCGCCAGGATTGCAATACATTTATGGAAGAAAAAACTGGCGCTATTGAGCAGGCAGCAGAAGCTGAGCGTACTGCCAAAGCAAATATGGAAAGAGCTAGTGAGCTCTCCAAGGAAATAGCAGCTGTCCACGAGTCGGTTGATCAACTAAAACTTGCTTGTGTGCAGGAGCAGGAAGAGGAGGCAAAGATTTATGCTGAAAAGAATGTCCAGAAGCAGTCCTACAAGGCTAAACTTGAAGAGTCAGCAGAGAAGTTACTTGCTTTGAAGAAAGAGACTGATGCAGATTTAGCCAAGAGTCTTGAAGCACAGTTAGCTGAAACAATGTCTGAAATTGAAGCTTTGAGGAAAGAAATGGACAGTGCGATGTCTTCTGACCTTGATACGGTGAAAGTTGTCACTGCAGAGCTGGATGATGCTAAGGAATCACTACTTAAGGTTGCAGAAGAAGAGAGTACTCTCCAAACCTTGGTGGAGACCCTTAAACTGGACCTGGAGAATGTCAAGAAAGAACATTCTGATCTGAAGGAGAAGGAGGCAGAGACGGAATCACTTGCTGGGGGTCTGCATGTCAAGCTCCGGAAAGCCAAATCTGAGCTTGAAGTAGCAGTTGCAGAAGAAGCCAAAGCAAGAGGTGCTTCTGAAGAAATGATCTCCACTCTCCACCAGCTGACCTTGGAGACTGAAAACGCAAAGCTTGAAGCTGAAGAGATGAAAATGCAAGCAGAAGAGTTAAAGAAAGAAGCTGAAGCCACTAGAATGGCGCTTGAAGAAGCAGAAAAGAAGCTTAAAGTGGTGATGGAAGAAGCTGAAGAAGCAAAATCAGCTGAGGCTGAGGCTCGTGATCAAATTAAGATTTTATCTGAAAAAACCACAGCTGCACGATCCTCAACTTCTGAGGCTGGTGCTCGTATTACTTTATCAAAAGATGAGTTTGACTCATTGAGCCGTAAAGTTGAAGAACTTGATAATTTAGCAGAAATTAGAGTGGGAGCTGCAATGGCTCAGGTAGAGGCAGTGAAAGCAAGTGAGAATGAGGCCCTCAAGAAGTTGGAGGCTACTCAAAAGGAGATTGATTATATAAAAATTGCAACTCAGGAAGCCTTGAAGAAGGCAGAGATGGCAGAAGCTGCCAAGAAGGCCGTAGAAGGGGAGCTTAGAAGGTGGCGAGAACGTGAGCAAAAGAAGGCAGCTGAGGCAGCTTCTCGTATTCTTGCTGAAACACATATGAACTACAGATCATCTCCTCAAAGTTACACAGTTCAGAAGGAGAAACCATCTGAGAAATTCATGGAATCACATTTAAAGATGCACTCACCCATTGAAACCAAGAAGCAAAACACACAAGAGAACATAATGATAACGCACAAGTTGCAGAAAGCAAAGACATCAGTGTCAAAGAAGAAAGTATTGATGCCTAGTATCAGTGGCATTTTCCACAAGAAGAAAACCCAAGTAGAGGGAAATTCTCCATCATATCTTCCTGGAGAGAAACCTGTTTGGTAA